The proteins below come from a single Triticum aestivum cultivar Chinese Spring chromosome 5D, IWGSC CS RefSeq v2.1, whole genome shotgun sequence genomic window:
- the LOC123120236 gene encoding uncharacterized protein, whose product MVSASSLLLPSSMRDFASCIGDGAVRVACASPSSTLTSGGGSGSGSGAASTLAVTASYRATPLNSNASSPPLLFRLTWAHSPVGPTLSFAPSAAAPSVLLRRRRGTRSFTLADGGGDADDAEAGSEPPMLALFWDLTAARYDPGASPEPLYGYFVVAVAGAEVVLAVGDLAAEFVKTKFEGQISKARCLAVSRRERVVVADPAAMHTARVRFSEGGPEHEVSVGCATSSGGGEELWVSVDGKRAVQAQRLRWNFRGNQTVFVDGAPVDVMWDLHGWWFRDTPGCAVVMLRARSALESRLWLEEEGAAPGFSLVVQAFKAPP is encoded by the coding sequence atggtgaGCGCGTCAAGCCTGCTGCTGCCGTCCTCCATGCGCGACTTCGCCTCCTGCatcggcgacggcgccgtccgcgTCGCCTGCGCCAGCCCCTCCTCCACCCTCAcctccggcggcggctccggctccggctccggcgccgCCTCCACCCTCGCCGTCACGGCGTCCTACCGCGCCACGCCGCTCAACTCTAACGCCTCCTCTCCGCCGCTGCTGTTTCGCCTGACCTGGGCCCACTCCCCGGTGGGCCCCACACTGTCGTTTgctccgtccgccgccgcgccttccGTTCTCCTTCGCAGGCGCAGGGGCACCCGCTCCTTCACTCTGGCGGATGGCGGCGGCGATGCGGATGATGCGGAGGCGGGCTCGGAGCCCCCCATGCTCGCCCTCTTCTGGGACCTCACGGCGGCGCGGTACGACCCCGGGGCGTCGCCGGAGCCGCTCTACGGCTACTTCGTCGTCGCCGTGGCCGGCGCAGAGGTCGTGCTCGCGGTGGGCGACCTGGCCGCGGAGTTCGTCAAGACCAAGTTCGAGGGCCAGATCTCCAAGGCGCGGTGCCTGGCGGTGTCGCGCAGGGAGCGCGTCGTGGTCGCCGACCCGGCGGCAATGCACACCGCAAGGGTGCGCTTCTCGGAAGGCGGGCCGGAGCACGAGGTGAGCGTCGGGTGCGCCACGAGCTCCGGGGGAGGGGAGGAGCTGTGGGTCAGCGTCGACGGGAAGCGGGCGGTGCAGGCGCAGCGGCTGCGGTGGAACTTCAGGGGCAACCAGACGGTGTTCGTGGACGGCGCGCCGGTGGACGTTATGTGGGACCTCCACGGGTGGTGGTTCCGGGACACGCCGGGCTGCGCGGTGGTGATGCTCCGGGCGAGGAGCGCACTGGAGAGCCGGCTGTggctggaggaggagggggcagCGCCGGGGTTCTCGCTCGTCGTGCAGGCCTTCAAGGCCCCGCCATGA